A region of Arcobacter sp. F2176 DNA encodes the following proteins:
- a CDS encoding DUF445 domain-containing protein, which yields MNKSLVTNLLSLLVVILGFVLKQDMLFMVGLFALSGAITNALAIHMLFEKVPFLYGSGVVENRFEEFKKGIHSLIMEQFFTKENLQKFFEEELTSKKSNFDLSPILEKTNFTPAFDSLKQAVLESPFGNMLGIFGGESALEPLKEPFVGKLKGAIVTISKNESFQNSLHESLGTSNISDDIYEKVSLIVNSRLEELTPVMVKEIVQKMIKEHLGWLVVWGGVFGGLIGLVSTTVR from the coding sequence TTGAACAAATCATTAGTTACAAATTTATTATCTTTATTGGTAGTTATTTTAGGTTTTGTTTTAAAACAAGATATGCTTTTTATGGTGGGACTTTTTGCTTTAAGTGGAGCTATAACAAATGCTCTAGCAATTCATATGCTTTTTGAAAAAGTTCCTTTTTTATATGGTTCTGGTGTCGTTGAAAATAGATTTGAAGAGTTCAAAAAAGGAATTCATTCTTTAATAATGGAACAATTCTTTACAAAAGAAAATTTGCAAAAATTCTTTGAAGAAGAGCTTACTTCAAAAAAATCAAATTTTGACTTATCTCCAATATTAGAAAAAACAAATTTTACACCAGCTTTTGACTCACTAAAACAAGCAGTTTTAGAATCTCCATTTGGAAATATGTTAGGAATATTTGGAGGAGAGTCTGCTTTAGAGCCTTTAAAAGAGCCTTTTGTAGGGAAACTAAAAGGTGCCATTGTTACTATTTCAAAGAATGAATCTTTTCAAAACTCTTTACACGAAAGTTTAGGCACATCAAATATCAGTGATGACATTTATGAGAAGGTTAGCTTAATAGTAAATAGTAGACTAGAAGAATTAACTCCTGTGATGGTTAAAGAGATTGTTCAAAAGATGATTAAAGAGCACCTTGGCTGGTTAGTTGTTTGGGGTGGAGTCTTTGGCGGTCTTATTGGATTAGTTTCAACTACAGTAAGGTAG